The following proteins are co-located in the Moraxella nasovis genome:
- a CDS encoding Rrf2 family transcriptional regulator, whose amino-acid sequence MRLTTRGRYAVTALLDLAVQESRHQGAVSLSDIAKRQSISISYLEQLFSKLRKKGLVSSTRGASGGYHLAKPLSEIDVMTIITAVDESVNAMQCGGKGDCHDGSMCLTHDLWRHLSEHIEAYLKNVTLAQLLESRNTQTIADRQERVSIKKDNNINTINLFGA is encoded by the coding sequence ATGCGATTAACCACACGTGGACGCTATGCTGTTACCGCCCTGCTTGACTTGGCGGTACAAGAAAGCCGTCATCAAGGTGCAGTGTCACTGTCTGACATCGCCAAACGTCAGTCTATTTCTATCTCGTATTTAGAGCAACTGTTTTCTAAATTACGCAAAAAAGGATTGGTTAGCAGTACTCGTGGGGCTTCTGGTGGCTATCATCTAGCAAAGCCTTTATCTGAAATTGATGTCATGACCATTATCACTGCCGTTGACGAAAGTGTGAATGCCATGCAGTGTGGCGGAAAAGGCGATTGTCATGATGGCTCTATGTGTCTTACGCATGATCTTTGGCGTCATCTGTCAGAACATATTGAAGCTTACTTGAAAAATGTCACACTTGCCCAACTATTAGAATCAAGAAATACCCAAACCATCGCTGATCGCCAAGAGCGTGTCAGCATCAAAAAAGACAACAACATTAACACCATAAATTTATTTGGAGCCTAG